One Streptomyces dangxiongensis genomic window, GGTGAGGCGCAGCACCAGGTGACCGACCGGCTGGACCAGGCGGTTCTGGACCGTCACCGGGATGGTGGCGCTGCGGCCGGAGAGCTTGGTCTCCGACTTGTCGATCAGCCTGACCTGGTCGGCCAACTCGTCGAGCCACGCCTCCACACCGTCCCGGTATCCGGCCGCCTCGTCACCGCCGGCGCGCCATGACGTGGACATCTCCCGGTGTATGGCCAGCCCGAACGGAGTGGCCACGCGGGACCGGTCGCTGAGGATCACCTGGAAGTTGTCGAGCTTGTCCTGGGTACGGGCGATCTGTGCGAAGACCGCCCGCGGCAGCTCCTGCCGGCGCAGCGAGGAGGGGTACGCGGACGTCGAGGGGATGCGCGTGGTGGCCCCCGGGTCGGGCTTGGCCTTCGCCGCCGCGCTGAGGTCCTGCGACTGGGACCAGCCGCTGCCCTGGAGCGCCGTCAGTGCTGCCGCCATCGCCTGTGCCTGGCTCGCCGTGGGCACGCGCTGCGGGGCGACGACGATGCTGCGTTCCTTGTCCGTCTGCGCGTTCAGCTCCAGGCTCTGCGCCAGGAACCGCTGTACGGCGAGTGTGGCCGAGCCCGCCTTCGTCAGGTCACCCTCGAACGCCCTGGACAGCCGGGCGTCGGCGACCACCGCCGTGGTGCCCCCGCCGACCGGGCGGGCGGCGGACGGCGTGTACGGCAGCCCGGAGGTCTCCTGGAGGCTGTCGCTGCGGGCGATCACCCGGTCGGCGCCGGCGGACGTGGCGACCTTCATGATCGAGGGGTCCACGGCGCCGTTCACGGGCCAGGCGAAGTCGGTGGTCGGCGTGACGTGGAGCACCGTCTTCACCGTGGTCACGGCGACATCGGTGGCGTCCTTGAGGTGGCTGAGCGAGCCGGTGACGCTGGTGCCCCTGTGTGCCAGGGAGGCCAGGTCCGGATCCGCGAAGGGCAGGGCGACGACCTCCTTGCCGGCCACCGCCTTCTGGAGTCCTGCCAGCCACTGCTTGGCGACCGCCTGATGTTCCCGGGAGCCGGGCGTGGTGGTGCCGTCGGCGCTCGGGAGCCGGTAGTTGCCTGTGGCCATCGCGTCGACCGAGGCCAACAGGTCCGGATCGATCACCCAGGTCACGTCGAGGTCCTTGCCCAGATCCACCATCTGGGCCAGCCGGCCGCCCGGTGCCAGCTCCTTGGCCAGGTCGTCGTCGAGGAACACCGGTGTCTGAAGGTCGCCGGCGCCCGTCTTGGCCGTCATGTGCACGGTGGAGATCAGCGGCCACAGGAACGTCGTCCTCGTCCGGGTGCCGGCCTCGGACGACTGCCACGGCAGGAACGTCTGCCGGATGCCGAGCAGCCGGTCCCAGGGCTGCGCGGAGGTCTGCCCGGACAGGGAGACCCCGAACTCGTAGACACCGTCCTCGCCGAGGTCGAGCTTGTCCACGGGGACGGAGATGCTGAAGTGCTCGGCGACGCCCGGGGTCAGTGTGGCGAACTTCTCCTCGTACTTGCCGTCGACCTCGGAGCCGGTGCCGCCCTGCGGTTCGTCGGAGTGCCGGGCGACCGCGTCGATGGCCGAGCGGGTGGTGAGCTGGGGCCCCACCCGCAGGTTCACGTGGGCGCCGGTGACGGTCCGCTTGCCGTTGTTGGTCACCGTGCCGGAGACGGTCAGCGTGTCGCCGTCCGTCGGGACGCTGGGGCTCAGGGTGTCCAGGGACACCGACACCGTGTCCGAGGAGGCGGCCTGTGCGGGCGCCGCGGCGGGAAGCTGGAGCAGGCCGGCCAGCAGAGGCGCCCCGGCGAGCAGTGCTCCCGCGCGTCGCATCCACCGGCGGGCAGGTGAGGCACTGGTCCCCTGGAAGTCAGCCGCCTCGGCCACGCGCTCGCCCGTCCCTCGTCGTCGTCAGTGGTCGTCGGAATGTGCGTCCACGCATGGTAACGATGCGCGCTGAGGGGAAGTGCCGCGGTCTGCTCCGCAAGATCGGAAGGCCGACGGCGACCCGTCCTCTATATCCAGTATCGAGGGGAGAGCGGCCGTACGCCGTAAGAACATCGCTTGCACGGGTATGGAGGGAGCTGTCCGCGCCGTTCGACGGGGGCGCCCCGGTCGCGCGGGCACGTACCCTTTTCTGTTGTGCCGAACCCCAACGAAGACACTCCCTCTGCCCTGAGCCAGGCGCAGCAGCGCGCGGTCGCCGAGCTGCTGCGGGTGGCTCCCGTCGCCGACGACCTCGCCCGCCGATTCCAGGAGGCCGGGTTCTCACTCGCCCTGGTCGGCGGTTCGGTCCGTGACGCGCTGCTCGGCCGGCTCGGCAACGACCTGGACTTCACCACCGACGCCCGCCCCGAAGACGTACTGAAGATCGTCCGGCCGTGGGCGGACGCGGTCTGGGAGGTGGGGATCGCGTTCGGCACGGTGGGCGCACACAAGAGCGCCCGCGTCGGAGACACCGACTGGCACTTCCAGATCGAGATCACCACCTACCGGTCGGAGGCCTACGACCGCACCTCGCGCAAGCCCGAGGTGTCGTACGGCGACTCCATCGCGGAGGACCTGGTCCGCCGTGACTTCACGGTGAACGCGATGGCCGTGGCGCTGCCGGAGAAGGAGTTCATCGACCCGCACGGCGGCCTGTCGGACCTCGCGGCGCGCGTGCTGCGGACCCCGGGCACGCCCGAGGAGTCGTTCTCGGACGATCCTCTGCGCATGATGCGGGCCGCCCGGTTCGCCGCCCAGCTTGATTTCGAGATCGCCCCCGATGTCGTCACCGCCATGACGGAAATGGCCGGGCGCATCGGGATCGTCTCGGCGGAGCGGGTCCGTGACGAGCTGAACAAGCTCGTTCTCTCCGCCCACCCGCGCAAGGGGCTGGCCCTGCTCGTGGACACCGGGCTCGCCGACCACGTCCTGCCCGAGCTGCCGGCGCTCCGCCTGGAGCGCGACGAGCACCACCGGCACAAGGACGTCTACGAGCACACGCTGATCGTCCTGGAACAGGCGATCGCGCTGGAGCAGGACGGACCGGATCTCACGCTCCGCCTGGCCGCGCTGCTCCACGACATCGGGAAGCCGCGCACGCGCCGCTTCGAGGACGACGGCCGTGTCTCCTTCCACCACCACGAGGTGGTCGGGGCGAAGATGACCAAGAAGCGCATGACCGCCCTGAAGTACCCCAATGAGCTGGTGAGGGACGTCTCACGGCTGGTCGAACTCCACCTGCGCTTCCACGGGTACGGCACCGGGGAGTGGACGGACTCGGCGGTCCGTCGCTACGTCCGTGACGCGGGTCCGCTGCTGGACCGGCTGCACAAATTGACCCGTTCCGACTGCACCACCCGTAACAAGCGGAGGGCAACCGCACTGTCCCGGGCTTACGACGGCCTGGAGGAGCGCATCGCCCAGCTACAGGAGCAGGAGGAACTGGACTCCATCCGCCCCGACCTCGACGGCAACCAGATCATGCAGATCCTGGACGTCGGGCCCGGCCCGGTCATCGGCAAGGCGTACAAGCACATGCTGGAGCTGCGCCTGGAGAACGGGCCGATGGGGCACGACGCCGCGGTGGAGGCCCTCAAGGAGTGGTGGGCCGCGCAAGGCTGAGCCGCACCGCGCCCGGCGGTGTTTCACGTGAAACATCTACGCGGGCCGACGGCGACCGGGGCGGTGTTTCACGTGAAACACCGTTCCTCCTCGCTTCCGGCCCTCTGCCGTTCGAAGCGGGCCAGGAACGCGGCGATCCCGCCGTAGACCAAGGCGACCAGCACTACCAGGACGGTCGAGCGGCCGTCCGGTGGCAGTATCAGGGCCGCCACACCTGCCGCGCCGACGAAGGCCACGTTGAAGAGGACGTCGTACACGGAGAAGACCCGGCCGCGGAAGCCGTCGTCGACACCGGCCTGCACGACGGTGTCCGTGGCGATCTTGGCGCCTTGGGTGATCACCCCCAGGACGAAGGCCGCCGCCAGGAGCGGGGCGGTGGTAAAGGGAAGGCCGAGAGCCGGTACCAGCACCGCTGCCGTGCCGGAGCACGCCACGATCCAGCGGCCCGGGCCGAGCCGCCCCGCCGCCCAGGGCGTCACCACGGCCGCCGCGAAGAATCCCGCGCCGGACAGCCCCAGTGCCGGCCCGAGCAGGCGCAGTCCTTCATCGGGAGTGTCGGAGAGGGCGTAGCGGCAGAGCATGAGCAGCAGCACGAGGAGCGCGCCGTAGCAGAAACGCATCAGCGTCATCGCGACCAGAGCCCAGGCGGCCTCCCGGCGGCGGGGCGCGGCCAGGTGCCGGACGGCCGAGGCCAGCTCGCGTGCCGTCCCGGTGAGCGCCGTACCGAGGTGGGGGCGAGCCGGGTGCCGGTCGGGGCCGAGGAGGCCGGGGGCCAGGCTCAGCGACGCCAGGCTCGCGCACAGGTAGAGGAGCGCGCCGAGCAGGACGACCGCGGCGTCGGAGCCCGAGGCCAGGAGCCTTACACCGAGGGCCAGCCCGCCACCGGCGGTCGCGGCGAGCGTGCCGGCCGTCGGTGAGACCGAGTTGGCCAGCACCAGGCACTCGGCGTCCACCACGCGGGGCAGGGCGGCGGACAGCCCGGCGAGAACGAAGCGGTTGACTGCGGTGACGCAGAGGGCGGAGACGTAGAACAGCCAGTCGGGGACGTGGCCGATGATCAACCCGGCGGTGGTCGCGGCGAGCAGGGCCCGCAGCAGGTTGCCGTACACGAAGACCTGCCGTCGCCGCCAGCGGTCCAGCAGGACCCCTGCGAACGGGCCCACCAGGGAGTAGGGGAGCAGCAGGACCGCCATCGCGGAGGCGACCGCGGCGGCCGAGGTCTGCTTCTCCGGGGAGAAGACGACGTAAGCGGCGAGCGCGACCTGGAAGACGCCGTCGGCCCCCTGGGACAGGAGACGGACGTACAGCAGACGCCGGAAGTACCGCAGACGCGACAGGAGGCGCAGGTCTCGTACGACAGGCATGGGGCACAGCCTCACACAGGTGAAGGTCCCCGGGGTCAGGGGACCCGGGGACCTTCACCGCCCTGGCAGGAGCGTTCTGTGCGATGCGCCGCCGTGCCGGGCCGGCGATCAGCCGTGACTAGCGCTCGACGTCACCGCGGATGAACTTCTCGACGTTATCGCGGGCCTCGTCGTCGAAGTACTGGACCGGCGGGGACTTCATGAAGTACGAGGACGCCGACAGGATCGGGCCGCCGATGCCGCGGTCCTTGGCGATCTTCGCGGCGCGCAGGGCGTCGATGATGACACCCGCCGAGTTCGGGGAGTCCCAGACCTCGAGCTTGTACTCCAGGTTCAGCGGGACGTCACCGAAGGCGCGGCCCTCGAGGCGGACGTAGGCCCACTTGCGGTCGTCCAGCCAGGCCACGTAGTCCGACGGGCCGATGTGGACGTTCTTCTCGCCGAGGTCCCGGTCGGGGATCTGGGAGGTGACGGCCTGCGTCTTGGAGATCTTCTTGGACTCCAGGCGCTCGCGCTCGAGCATGTTCTTGAAGTCCATGTTGCCGCCGACGTTCAGCTGCATCGTGCGGTCGAGGACGACACCGCGGTCCTCGAACAGCTTCGCCATGACGCGGTGCGTGATGGTGGCGCCGACCTGGGACTTGATGTCGTCACCGACGATCGGCACGCCGGCCTCGGTGAACTTGTCCGCCCACTCCTTGGTGCCGGCGATGAAGACCGGGAGGGCGTTGACGAAGGCGACCTTGGCGTCGATGGCGGCCTGGGCGTAGAACTTCGCCGCGGCCTCGGAGCCCACGGGGAGGTAGCAGACCAGGACGTCGACCTGCTTGTCCTTCAGGACCTGGACGATGTCGACCGGCTCGGCGTCCGACTCCTCGATGGTCTCGCGGTAGTACTTGCCGAGACCGTCGAGGGTGTGGCCGCGCTGGACCGTCACACCGGTGGTGGGAACGTCACAGATCTTGATGGTGTTGTTCTCGGAGGCGCCGATGGCGTCCGCGAGGTCCAGGCCGACCTTCTTGGCGTCGACGTCGAACGCGGCGACGAACTCGATGTCACGCACGTGGTAGTCACCGAACTGCACGTGCATCAGGCCGGGGACCCTGGACGCCGGGTCGGCGTCCTTGTAGTACTCGACTCCCTGCACCAGCGACGCCGCGCAGTTGCCCACGCCGACGACGGCTACGCGAACCGAACCCATTCCGGTTGCTCCCTGTGTGTACGAGTGAGGCCCTGACTGGGCGCTCACGTGGCGGTGTCGTCGGGCGTATCCGTCCCGGAGGTGTCCCCGGGACGGGGCAGGCCGCCCGTCGATCCTGTGGTGGTGTTCTGCTGAGCGGGTCCCCCGGATGCGGAACCCTTCAGGTCCCGCCCGGCCCGCTCGCTCTCGATGAGCTCGTTCAGCCAGCGCACTTCGCGCTCCACGGACTCCATGCCGTGGCGCTGCAGCTCAAGCGTGTAGTCGTCCAGGCGCTCCCGGGTGCGCGCCAGCGAGGCGCGCATCTTCTCCAGGCGCTCCTCCAGGCGGCTGCGCCGGCCCTCCAGCACGCGCATGCGCACATCGCGCGAGGTCTGCCCGAAAAAGGCGAACCGTGCGGCGAAGTGCTCGTCCTCGTACGCGTCCGGGCCGGTCTGGGAGAGCAGCTCCTCGAAGTGCTCCTTGCCTTCCGCGGTCAGCCGGTAAACGATCTTGGCGCGGCGGCCGGCGAGGGGAGCGGCGAGCGCGTCCTCGTGGGTGCTTCCCGGCTCCTCGATCAGCCAGCCGTTGGTGACCAGCGTCTTCAGGCAGGGGTAAAGCGTCCCGTAGCTGAACGCACGGAACACACCCAGTGACGTGTTCAGACGTTTGCGCAGCTCGTACCCGTGCATCGGGGACTCCCGGAGCAGGCCGAGTACGGCGAACTCGAGGATGCCGGAACGCCGGCTCATCGTCGCCTCCTCCCGGTCCCGCAGGGCGATCCCGCAGGTCTCGCAGTGCCTGTCCGTGTCTTTATACCGTGCAGATGTATCGACTCGATACATCAGCACGATAGAACGGCTCACTGTGGGCGACAAGGGGGATGACGGTGAACGGGATCACATCACCGATTCGTTGGAGGCAACTTGCCTGTTTTGGGGTGAACTTCGGAGCTCGGCGGGTTTTGGCGGTGCGTAGTCTGTGCGGCATGCACACCACCGGGAACCCCGCGGCGCCTGGGACGCGTCGTCGTCCTTGGTGCAGTACGGGTGAATGCGGAACCGACCACATCCGTACTTCGGGGGGACCGGAAACCAGCCGCCGTTCCAGGCGCGCACGGGTGCGCCTGCCCGAGGAGTAATCGTTCGATGAGCGAGCACCGTCGCAAACCGCCGCAGCCGCAGGGAGGCGGACGTGCCGCGGCCCGACGCGGCCAGTCCGGTTCGTCCCCAGGCCGCCGTGCGGCTCCGCGGGGCGCCACCGGGTCCCCTGCCGATTCCTACGCGTCCGGTTCCTACGGACCGGACTCCCAGGACTCGGGAGGCGATGTCTACGGCAGTCGTGCCGAGGCCCGCCGGGCGGCGCAGAAAGGCGCCCGTCGCAGACCGGCCGACGCGGCGGTCCCGGACGGGCGACGCGGTGGTCCGGGCGGTCCGACCGGCCCCGGACGCGGCCGGGGGCGGGCGACGACGGCACCCGGCAAGAAGCGACTGATCGACTACCCCCGGGCCGGCAGGCACGGCTGGCGACGCTGGGTGCCGTCGTGGAAGCTGGTCAGCGGCCTGTTCATCGGGTTCGTCGGCAGCCTGGTCGCGATGGTGGGCATCGGCTACGCGATGGTCTCGATCCCCAACGAGAACGACGCGGCCAAGTCCCAGAACAACGTCTACTACTGGGCCGACGGCAGCCAGATGGTCGCCACGGGCACTGGCGTCAACCGGCAGAACGTCAACATCGAGCAGATCCCCCCGGCGATGCGTTGGGCCGTGATCTCCGCCGAGAACAAGTCCTTCTACCAGGACTCGGGTATCGACCCCATGGGCATCGCGCGCGCCGTGGCCAACATGGCGCGGGGCGGTCAGACGCAGGGTGGCTCGACCATCACCCAGCAGTACGTGAAGAACACGTACCTCAGCCAGGATCAGACGCTCACCCGCAAGTTCAAGGAGATGTTCATCTCCATCAAGGTGGGCACGAAGCTGAAGAAGGACGTCATCCTGCGGGGGTACCTGAACACCTCGTACTTCGGCCGGGGCGCGTACGGCATCCAGGCCGCGGCGCAGACCTACTACGGCAAGGACGCGGTCGACCTCCAGCCGAGCGAGTGCGCCGTCCTCGCGGCCCTGCTCAAGGGCCCGACGTACTACGACCCGGCGGGCAACCCGGATCTTGACAGGTCGGCGAACGCCGAAGCCAACAAGAAGCGGTCGCAGAACCGCTGGGCCTGGATCCTCGGCGAGATGCACAAGGACAAGCACCTCAGCGACGCCGACTACCAGAAGGCGATCAAGAGGTACCCGATGCCCGACGGCCGCAAGGCGACCAAGGGCATGACCGGGCAGATCAGCTACCTGGCCGACACGGCGAAGAAGTACGTCCTCACCCACTCCGACATCACCGAGGCCCAGTTCGACCGGGGTGGTTACCAGATCTACACGACGTTCCAGAAGGGCAAGGTCAACGCCCTGGCCAAGGCCGTCAAGAACGTCCAGAAGGACCGTCTCGACCCGAAGCACCGCGAACTCGACAAGTACGTCCAGTTCGGTGCGGCCTCGGTGGTGCCCAGGGACGGCGCCATCGTCGCTCTCTACGGCGGTGACGGCTACGAGAACGGGCACTTCACGAACAACGCGGACACCTCCGGCGTCCCGGTGGGTTCGACCTGGAAGCCGTTCGTGCTCGCCGCGGCCATGCAGTACGGCACGTACGACTCCAAGGGCGAGGGCGTCTCCCCGCTGAGCAAGTACAACGGCAACGACCACCTGAAGGTCCATAAGCCGGACGGGTCGTTCTATCTCAACAAGGACAACTCGTACTTCTTCCAGAACAACGAGAGCGACCATCAGTGGGGGTACATCACCCTGCGCAAGGCGATGGAGCAGTCCGTCAACACACCGTTCGTGCAGCTCGGTGTCGATGTGGGGATGACGCACGTCCGGGACGTCGCCAAGTCCGCCGGCATCCTCGGTGACAGCATGTCGCAGGACCTCAACCCGTCCTTCG contains:
- a CDS encoding DUF6049 family protein, with the translated sequence MAEAADFQGTSASPARRWMRRAGALLAGAPLLAGLLQLPAAAPAQAASSDTVSVSLDTLSPSVPTDGDTLTVSGTVTNNGKRTVTGAHVNLRVGPQLTTRSAIDAVARHSDEPQGGTGSEVDGKYEEKFATLTPGVAEHFSISVPVDKLDLGEDGVYEFGVSLSGQTSAQPWDRLLGIRQTFLPWQSSEAGTRTRTTFLWPLISTVHMTAKTGAGDLQTPVFLDDDLAKELAPGGRLAQMVDLGKDLDVTWVIDPDLLASVDAMATGNYRLPSADGTTTPGSREHQAVAKQWLAGLQKAVAGKEVVALPFADPDLASLAHRGTSVTGSLSHLKDATDVAVTTVKTVLHVTPTTDFAWPVNGAVDPSIMKVATSAGADRVIARSDSLQETSGLPYTPSAARPVGGGTTAVVADARLSRAFEGDLTKAGSATLAVQRFLAQSLELNAQTDKERSIVVAPQRVPTASQAQAMAAALTALQGSGWSQSQDLSAAAKAKPDPGATTRIPSTSAYPSSLRRQELPRAVFAQIARTQDKLDNFQVILSDRSRVATPFGLAIHREMSTSWRAGGDEAAGYRDGVEAWLDELADQVRLIDKSETKLSGRSATIPVTVQNRLVQPVGHLVLRLTSTMPTRLKIGGKAYSEQQVDVSGGHSQSVKFTTSANANGRVAVVAQLFTEDGQEYGDAVTFDVKVTEVTPTVMLVIGGGVLLLVLAGFRMYTQRKRAAARQADEEGPGTAEGDSDEPGNPEAPGDRLPDEPDPASGAGGPEQPSDPAPDTAPESTGPSGTGERVDR
- a CDS encoding transglycosylase domain-containing protein, whose amino-acid sequence is MPSWKLVSGLFIGFVGSLVAMVGIGYAMVSIPNENDAAKSQNNVYYWADGSQMVATGTGVNRQNVNIEQIPPAMRWAVISAENKSFYQDSGIDPMGIARAVANMARGGQTQGGSTITQQYVKNTYLSQDQTLTRKFKEMFISIKVGTKLKKDVILRGYLNTSYFGRGAYGIQAAAQTYYGKDAVDLQPSECAVLAALLKGPTYYDPAGNPDLDRSANAEANKKRSQNRWAWILGEMHKDKHLSDADYQKAIKRYPMPDGRKATKGMTGQISYLADTAKKYVLTHSDITEAQFDRGGYQIYTTFQKGKVNALAKAVKNVQKDRLDPKHRELDKYVQFGAASVVPRDGAIVALYGGDGYENGHFTNNADTSGVPVGSTWKPFVLAAAMQYGTYDSKGEGVSPLSKYNGNDHLKVHKPDGSFYLNKDNSYFFQNNESDHQWGYITLRKAMEQSVNTPFVQLGVDVGMTHVRDVAKSAGILGDSMSQDLNPSFAIGTSTPSAIRMADAYATFAASGKQTAPYSVTAVKVNGADAPSFVKPRPAPQQALDPNIANNVTDVLENVIQNGTGTNAKALGRTAAGKTGTTDENKSAWFVGYTQQLSTSVAMFRENPKDHKLLSMNGTAGVDSIHGGDIPTSVWTEYMKTALKGKNDPGFPPATEIGTVQNEVGAPTPTPSATFTPTPTPTPSATPSPTPSETTPTPSPSASASCVPGWGNTCDGNTTGPGGTDTGGGTDGGTSPTPTDTAGNGSTRGNGNGNGNGNGGFFGGPTG
- a CDS encoding inositol-3-phosphate synthase — translated: MGSVRVAVVGVGNCAASLVQGVEYYKDADPASRVPGLMHVQFGDYHVRDIEFVAAFDVDAKKVGLDLADAIGASENNTIKICDVPTTGVTVQRGHTLDGLGKYYRETIEESDAEPVDIVQVLKDKQVDVLVCYLPVGSEAAAKFYAQAAIDAKVAFVNALPVFIAGTKEWADKFTEAGVPIVGDDIKSQVGATITHRVMAKLFEDRGVVLDRTMQLNVGGNMDFKNMLERERLESKKISKTQAVTSQIPDRDLGEKNVHIGPSDYVAWLDDRKWAYVRLEGRAFGDVPLNLEYKLEVWDSPNSAGVIIDALRAAKIAKDRGIGGPILSASSYFMKSPPVQYFDDEARDNVEKFIRGDVER
- a CDS encoding PadR family transcriptional regulator, which codes for MSRRSGILEFAVLGLLRESPMHGYELRKRLNTSLGVFRAFSYGTLYPCLKTLVTNGWLIEEPGSTHEDALAAPLAGRRAKIVYRLTAEGKEHFEELLSQTGPDAYEDEHFAARFAFFGQTSRDVRMRVLEGRRSRLEERLEKMRASLARTRERLDDYTLELQRHGMESVEREVRWLNELIESERAGRDLKGSASGGPAQQNTTTGSTGGLPRPGDTSGTDTPDDTAT
- a CDS encoding MFS transporter, translating into MPVVRDLRLLSRLRYFRRLLYVRLLSQGADGVFQVALAAYVVFSPEKQTSAAAVASAMAVLLLPYSLVGPFAGVLLDRWRRRQVFVYGNLLRALLAATTAGLIIGHVPDWLFYVSALCVTAVNRFVLAGLSAALPRVVDAECLVLANSVSPTAGTLAATAGGGLALGVRLLASGSDAAVVLLGALLYLCASLASLSLAPGLLGPDRHPARPHLGTALTGTARELASAVRHLAAPRRREAAWALVAMTLMRFCYGALLVLLLMLCRYALSDTPDEGLRLLGPALGLSGAGFFAAAVVTPWAAGRLGPGRWIVACSGTAAVLVPALGLPFTTAPLLAAAFVLGVITQGAKIATDTVVQAGVDDGFRGRVFSVYDVLFNVAFVGAAGVAALILPPDGRSTVLVVLVALVYGGIAAFLARFERQRAGSEEERCFT
- a CDS encoding CCA tRNA nucleotidyltransferase — translated: MPNPNEDTPSALSQAQQRAVAELLRVAPVADDLARRFQEAGFSLALVGGSVRDALLGRLGNDLDFTTDARPEDVLKIVRPWADAVWEVGIAFGTVGAHKSARVGDTDWHFQIEITTYRSEAYDRTSRKPEVSYGDSIAEDLVRRDFTVNAMAVALPEKEFIDPHGGLSDLAARVLRTPGTPEESFSDDPLRMMRAARFAAQLDFEIAPDVVTAMTEMAGRIGIVSAERVRDELNKLVLSAHPRKGLALLVDTGLADHVLPELPALRLERDEHHRHKDVYEHTLIVLEQAIALEQDGPDLTLRLAALLHDIGKPRTRRFEDDGRVSFHHHEVVGAKMTKKRMTALKYPNELVRDVSRLVELHLRFHGYGTGEWTDSAVRRYVRDAGPLLDRLHKLTRSDCTTRNKRRATALSRAYDGLEERIAQLQEQEELDSIRPDLDGNQIMQILDVGPGPVIGKAYKHMLELRLENGPMGHDAAVEALKEWWAAQG